Genomic window (Chitinivibrionales bacterium):
AGGCGCGGAAGCTTGTTACACGCGGGCTTTATTCGCGGATCCGGAATCCGATTTATGTGTTTGGATCTATTGGCATCGCTGGGATCTTTTTGTTCTTGCAGAGGCCTTGGTTGTTGCTGGTCTTTCTGGGGTTGATCCCCATGCAGATTTTTCGTGCGCGGAATGAAGCGCGGGTTTTGGAAAATGCGTTTGGGGAAGATTATCGGGAGTATCGGAAGAAGACTTGGTTCTAACGTGATGATTTTCCGCGGTTGAGTGGGAGCGTTGATCGGGAGGCGAGGTCGCCGGAGGGCGCGTCGATTGCTTCGCAATCGCATAGCGATTGACCGGCGCCCCTACGGGATGGACTTTTTGGTTTGGTGGGA
Coding sequences:
- a CDS encoding isoprenylcysteine carboxylmethyltransferase family protein translates to RSGAKRLEMKDKHLWILVPPFCGLAFLFIFYWHERWSWMRWIGAGMIVAGFAFWTVAHVQLGASFTASAQARKLVTRGLYSRIRNPIYVFGSIGIAGIFLFLQRPWLLLVFLGLIPMQIFRARNEARVLENAFGEDYREYRKKTWF